From one Melioribacteraceae bacterium genomic stretch:
- a CDS encoding DUF1460 domain-containing protein — MIRKFLFLILIVLSTSAQAVFTNNDIEICKTKFNLAFEKDLFEKPINEVIIEIGKSFLGLDYEAHTLEKGVNEKLVVHLSGLDCYTFLEASLVFARCVKLGDTTFGCFQKELENIRYRNGQLDEYPSRLHYFSDWIFDMNKRGIAKDITQDIGGIPYQNNVNFMSTHPDSYMQLNANPAFTEEIEKIEKEISARDYFYIPEDKIKLIEENIESGDILGITTNIKGLDISHTGIAIRLDDGRIHLLHAPNVGKQIEISEKPLAEYIQSIKQQTGIMVVRPLEIRK; from the coding sequence ATGATAAGGAAATTTCTTTTTCTAATCCTTATTGTTCTGAGTACCTCAGCTCAAGCAGTTTTTACTAATAATGATATTGAAATCTGCAAAACAAAATTCAATTTAGCTTTTGAGAAAGATCTGTTTGAAAAGCCTATTAATGAAGTAATTATTGAAATCGGAAAAAGCTTTTTAGGCTTGGATTATGAAGCACATACTCTTGAAAAAGGAGTCAATGAAAAATTAGTAGTTCATCTTTCCGGGTTAGATTGCTACACATTTCTTGAAGCTTCACTCGTCTTTGCTAGATGTGTTAAACTTGGTGATACTACATTTGGCTGTTTTCAAAAGGAATTAGAGAATATAAGATATCGTAATGGACAATTGGATGAGTATCCGTCAAGACTACATTATTTTTCCGATTGGATTTTTGATATGAACAAAAGAGGAATTGCAAAAGATATCACGCAAGATATAGGAGGAATTCCTTATCAAAACAATGTAAATTTTATGAGCACTCATCCGGACTCATACATGCAATTGAATGCAAATCCAGCATTCACTGAAGAAATTGAGAAGATAGAAAAAGAAATTTCTGCTCGTGATTATTTTTATATACCGGAAGACAAAATTAAATTAATTGAAGAAAATATTGAGTCCGGTGATATTCTTGGCATCACAACAAATATAAAAGGACTTGATATTTCACACACAGGAATTGCCATTAGATTGGATGATGGACGAATTCATTTATTACATGCACCTAATGTTGGGAAGCAAATTGAAATATCCGAAAAACCTCTCGCCGAATATATTCAATCAATTAAGCAACAGACCGGGATAATGGTTGTAAGACCGTTGGAAATCAGAAAATAA
- a CDS encoding YicC/YloC family endoribonuclease — protein MLNSMTGFGKSTIQKNGFSVETEIKSVNSRYLDLSLRLPKAFYQYELDLREQVKKRISRGKLYVTITAKHEGIDDQLSDIDLNGLNATVKLLERIKSSANIKEEIKLEHILNYQSYFMNDTEDAKEEEYKLISQSINEALDSLEEMRKKEGAELAIDFEKRLKIIEDNIFQIEKLSSESIKQYFEKLKDRAIKLASDLIDNQDRLMQELAFLSEKYDVTEECVRLRSHIKMYRDAINMNEPSGRRLNFISQEMNREANTINSKSVSAEISACGISIKEELEKIREQLQNIE, from the coding sequence ATGCTTAATAGCATGACCGGCTTTGGTAAATCCACCATTCAAAAAAATGGTTTTTCTGTTGAAACTGAGATTAAAAGTGTAAACAGCCGATATCTTGATTTGTCTCTCAGATTACCTAAAGCTTTCTATCAATATGAATTAGATTTACGTGAGCAAGTAAAGAAAAGAATTTCTCGAGGAAAACTTTATGTTACGATAACGGCAAAACATGAAGGGATAGACGATCAGTTATCTGATATTGATTTAAATGGACTCAACGCTACGGTTAAACTACTCGAGAGAATAAAATCATCCGCAAATATTAAAGAAGAAATCAAACTTGAACATATTCTAAATTACCAAAGTTATTTTATGAACGATACGGAAGATGCTAAAGAAGAAGAATATAAATTGATTTCTCAATCGATTAATGAAGCCTTAGATTCTTTGGAAGAAATGCGCAAAAAAGAAGGTGCTGAACTTGCAATAGATTTTGAAAAAAGATTAAAGATTATTGAAGACAATATTTTTCAAATAGAGAAGTTAAGTTCGGAATCAATCAAACAATATTTTGAAAAGTTAAAAGATAGAGCTATAAAACTTGCATCGGATTTGATTGATAATCAAGATAGACTTATGCAAGAATTAGCTTTCCTTTCTGAAAAATATGATGTAACGGAAGAATGTGTTCGATTGCGAAGCCATATTAAAATGTACAGAGACGCGATTAATATGAATGAACCTTCGGGAAGGAGATTAAATTTCATTTCTCAAGAGATGAATCGCGAAGCAAACACAATTAATAGTAAATCTGTCTCCGCAGAAATTTCTGCTTGTGGAATTTCGATAAAAGAAGAATTAGAAAAAATTAGAGAACAACTCCAAAACATAGAGTAA
- a CDS encoding BamA/TamA family outer membrane protein has product MPKYFFAILLSISITAFSQTEEQFELTEIEFIGNKNISEDALRNVIFSKESPGWLSQFLNSFSGFGEEATYFDSLQIFNDLKQLQNFYYDNGYFQAGFSYKYQLDTANNTAKLIYEINENDPAFFRKLEVTGLENIAWQIADEVNELIKIDTSEIYSAAEVSRIRSQIMRLALDFGHMLITSDPPEIRVDTLVDKVDVYMNFDTGDRYRVSEVRINKSGPGADEVSDELLDRIANIDSNDYYSFYELQRSQVRLYRTNLFSSVLISGVVADTNKNYVPIAINADVGLMNELSPELVINNEDNAFNLGVGLSYSRKNFLGDARKLTLSVSTAAQDISQLISNPSLSDTNIYGYVDLRGIIEQPFLFGRSINTKLETYYTLQKRRSEYNATLLGGKLSFDIELPRFTYITSLILGLNVERSSYVFSYDYTYDVLFKYYRNQAPELPVEFVDSLITQFLTPDSDLTSQKTISILNADISVNKANSLLFPTRGYTLSLLLEDGNSLSYLANKIAGDAFENPLYFKALFTGTFYFPIYDSPEDAFGMKFRLGTIQTYQGDQFEIPFNQRFYAGGSNSNRGWKTRELVPPQNQGELSANPTPDELESVLLRNLIPGGFFIMEGSIETRNRITGKLGSALFLDYGNVWNHPSDFRLDNIAVAAGFGLRYYSDFAPFRIDFGFKVYDPDDPRSFFKKSLFSETFEFHFGIGEAF; this is encoded by the coding sequence TTGCCAAAATATTTTTTTGCTATTCTTTTATCAATATCAATTACTGCATTTTCACAAACCGAAGAGCAGTTTGAACTTACCGAAATTGAGTTTATCGGCAATAAAAATATTTCGGAAGATGCACTTCGAAATGTAATTTTCTCAAAGGAATCACCTGGATGGCTTTCCCAATTTTTAAATAGTTTTTCAGGTTTTGGCGAGGAAGCAACTTATTTTGATTCACTTCAAATTTTTAATGATCTAAAACAGCTTCAGAATTTTTATTATGATAACGGCTATTTTCAAGCTGGTTTTTCTTACAAGTATCAACTCGATACAGCGAATAATACCGCTAAATTAATCTATGAAATAAACGAAAATGATCCCGCATTTTTTAGAAAACTTGAAGTCACCGGGCTGGAAAACATTGCTTGGCAAATTGCAGATGAAGTAAATGAATTAATAAAAATAGATACCTCAGAAATTTATTCTGCAGCAGAAGTCTCTCGTATCAGATCTCAAATTATGAGACTGGCCCTGGATTTCGGACATATGTTAATAACTTCTGATCCTCCTGAAATTAGAGTCGATACATTAGTCGATAAAGTTGATGTTTACATGAACTTTGATACCGGCGATAGATACCGAGTAAGTGAAGTTAGAATCAACAAAAGTGGCCCCGGTGCTGATGAAGTTTCGGATGAACTCTTGGACAGAATTGCTAACATTGATTCTAATGATTACTATAGCTTTTATGAACTTCAACGCTCACAAGTAAGACTTTACAGAACTAATTTATTTTCCTCGGTTCTTATTTCCGGAGTTGTGGCTGATACTAATAAAAATTATGTACCGATTGCCATTAATGCAGATGTCGGACTTATGAATGAACTTTCTCCCGAACTAGTAATTAATAATGAAGATAATGCATTCAATTTAGGTGTGGGGCTGTCGTATTCTCGGAAAAATTTTCTTGGTGATGCTCGTAAACTTACTCTGAGTGTTTCAACCGCAGCACAAGATATTTCACAATTAATTTCTAATCCATCTCTAAGCGATACAAATATTTATGGATACGTCGATCTTCGTGGAATAATCGAACAACCATTTTTATTTGGGAGAAGTATAAACACAAAACTTGAAACATATTATACACTTCAAAAAAGAAGAAGTGAATATAATGCAACTTTACTCGGTGGCAAACTCAGTTTTGATATTGAACTTCCAAGATTTACGTATATAACTTCGTTAATACTAGGATTAAACGTCGAGCGTTCGAGTTATGTTTTCTCATATGATTATACCTACGATGTTCTCTTTAAATATTATCGAAATCAGGCTCCGGAGCTTCCCGTTGAATTTGTTGACAGTTTAATTACACAATTTTTAACACCGGATTCTGATCTAACAAGTCAAAAGACCATATCCATTCTTAACGCGGATATAAGTGTAAATAAAGCAAATAGTTTGCTTTTCCCTACACGCGGATATACATTATCATTGTTGCTTGAGGATGGAAATTCGCTTAGTTATTTAGCAAATAAAATTGCAGGAGACGCTTTCGAGAATCCTCTCTACTTTAAAGCTCTATTTACCGGTACATTTTATTTCCCAATTTATGACTCGCCCGAAGATGCTTTTGGAATGAAATTTAGATTGGGTACTATACAAACTTATCAAGGTGATCAATTTGAAATTCCTTTCAATCAAAGATTTTATGCAGGTGGAAGCAATTCAAATCGTGGATGGAAAACAAGAGAATTAGTGCCGCCCCAAAACCAAGGTGAACTAAGTGCTAATCCCACTCCGGATGAGTTGGAATCAGTACTTTTGCGAAACCTTATACCTGGTGGATTCTTTATAATGGAAGGTTCGATTGAGACAAGAAACAGAATCACAGGCAAATTGGGCTCAGCACTATTTTTAGACTACGGTAATGTTTGGAATCATCCGTCGGATTTTCGATTGGATAATATTGCAGTGGCCGCAGGTTTCGGTCTTCGCTACTATTCCGATTTTGCTCCTTTCAGAATTGATTTTGGGTTTAAAGTTTATGACCCGGATGACCCACGTTCTTTCTTCAAAAAATCGCTTTTCTCAGAGACCTTCGAGTTTCATTTCGGAATCGGGGAAGCGTTTTAG
- the gmk gene encoding guanylate kinase yields MNNTAKLFVFSAPSGSGKTTIVRKLLREFNDLVFSISATTRKRRGVEVNGKDYFFISEDEFKQKIENNEFIEWEKFYDYYYGTLKSFVEEHLRNNKSVLLEVDVKGAVRIKKKYKNAVLIFIAPPSKEILKERLINRKTESDEDLQKRIERAEMELEYKDKFDYVVINNKLESAIDEVKAIIKNEIINQE; encoded by the coding sequence TTGAATAACACTGCTAAGCTTTTTGTCTTTTCTGCGCCGAGTGGGTCGGGTAAAACAACGATTGTTAGAAAATTATTACGTGAATTTAATGATTTGGTTTTTTCTATATCTGCAACAACCAGAAAAAGACGTGGTGTAGAGGTTAACGGGAAAGACTATTTTTTCATCTCAGAAGATGAATTCAAACAAAAAATAGAGAATAATGAATTCATTGAATGGGAAAAATTTTATGATTATTATTACGGCACTTTAAAAAGCTTTGTTGAAGAACACCTTCGTAATAATAAATCCGTTCTTCTCGAAGTTGATGTTAAAGGTGCTGTTAGAATTAAAAAGAAATACAAAAATGCCGTTCTTATATTTATTGCACCTCCGAGTAAAGAGATATTAAAGGAAAGGTTGATCAACAGAAAAACTGAATCCGATGAAGATTTACAAAAAAGAATTGAAAGAGCAGAAATGGAATTGGAGTATAAAGATAAATTTGATTACGTTGTAATCAACAACAAACTTGAAAGTGCAATAGATGAAGTAAAAGCAATAATTAAAAACGAAATTATTAATCAGGAGTAA
- a CDS encoding uracil-DNA glycosylase yields MDIKKLIIEAIKDQQEVFGDELFEHVEIKVKEKYFVSEPRQETVAEKKVELMTDKLFQEDFQKSKNLEELFDKIHKCTKCPLSETRTNFVFGVGNPTADVMLIGEAPGAEEDKQGEPFVGRAGKLLTDILKAINFTREEVYIANILKCRPPNNRDPLPSEVEKCKPHLMKQIELIKPKVILCLGRIAAIELLNKKLTLSKLREEVHELDGIKVMATYHPAALLRNPNWKRGCWEDVQKFRKLYDDLTGKK; encoded by the coding sequence TTGGATATCAAAAAACTCATAATTGAAGCTATCAAAGATCAGCAAGAAGTCTTTGGCGATGAACTATTTGAGCATGTTGAGATAAAAGTAAAGGAAAAATATTTCGTTTCGGAACCACGGCAAGAAACTGTCGCAGAGAAAAAAGTGGAGCTTATGACTGATAAATTATTTCAAGAAGACTTTCAGAAATCAAAAAATTTAGAAGAACTATTTGATAAAATTCATAAATGCACTAAATGTCCGTTAAGCGAAACGAGAACAAATTTTGTCTTTGGAGTTGGAAATCCAACTGCTGATGTAATGTTGATCGGGGAAGCGCCCGGTGCAGAAGAGGATAAACAAGGTGAACCATTTGTCGGAAGAGCTGGTAAGTTGTTGACAGATATTTTAAAAGCAATAAATTTTACCAGAGAAGAAGTGTATATTGCTAATATTTTAAAATGTCGTCCGCCTAATAACCGCGACCCATTGCCTTCGGAAGTAGAAAAATGTAAACCACATTTAATGAAACAGATTGAACTGATCAAGCCAAAAGTGATTTTATGTCTTGGAAGGATCGCTGCGATTGAATTATTAAACAAAAAATTAACACTTTCAAAACTTCGTGAAGAAGTTCATGAACTGGATGGAATAAAAGTAATGGCAACATATCACCCGGCGGCTTTACTTAGAAACCCAAACTGGAAGAGAGGATGCTGGGAAGATGTGCAAAAATTTCGTAAGTTATATGACGATCTAACAGGTAAGAAATAA
- a CDS encoding NADP-dependent malic enzyme, with the protein MSYTKEEALKYHSEGRKGKIEVIATKPCFTSRELSLAYSPGVAEPCREIEKHDDDVYMYTAKGNLVAVVSNGTAVLGLGDIGPHAGKPVMEGKGVLFKRFADIDVFDIELKTKDPKELIKAVQLLEPTFGGINLEDIKAPECFEIEEELKKTMNIPVFHDDQHGTAIISCAALINAAEIAGKKLENMRVVVSGAGASAVACCNIYIRAGIKRENIAMFDSKGHIHKGRNDLNKYKDAFATEKAYSSLTDAMTGADVFIGLSKGGVVSKDMLKVMADTPIVFAMANPDPEINYEDAIDARKDVIMATGRSDYPNQVNNVLGFPFIFRGALDVRATAINEEMKFAAVQALANLAKENVPEVVLSAYGGQDFSFGSEYIIPKPFDPRVLWTVAPAVAKAAIDTGVARIKIDDWNAYKEELKERLGFSKEIIRLMVHKAQKNPKKVVYPEGEEEKMIRAANSVFKEHIGKPILIGREDFIKNKIKELEYNVEDFEIHDPRTCDKCDHYAMEFYNKRHRKGTTLAGAKKLLKQPNYYAAMMVQTGDAEAMVGGLTSHYPETIRPALQCVGVKDGLGVVAGLYIVIVKSKVYFFADTTVNIDPTSEQLAEIAIMSADTVKEFEIDPKVAMLSFSNFGSAPYPQSQKVRKAVEIIKSRRPDLMVDGEMQADTAVVPSIIDEEFPFANLKGGANLLIFPDLNSGNIAYKLMARLTDSTVIGPILMGIRKPIHVLQRGATVDDIINMTAIAVVGAKTVSKK; encoded by the coding sequence ATGAGTTACACAAAAGAAGAAGCTCTCAAGTATCACAGCGAGGGAAGAAAAGGTAAGATTGAAGTTATAGCAACCAAACCTTGCTTTACATCTAGAGAGTTATCGCTAGCATACTCACCCGGTGTAGCGGAACCGTGTAGAGAGATCGAAAAGCATGATGACGATGTTTACATGTACACTGCAAAAGGTAACCTTGTAGCAGTAGTATCAAACGGTACGGCCGTTCTTGGCTTAGGCGATATTGGTCCGCATGCAGGTAAACCTGTCATGGAAGGAAAGGGAGTACTATTCAAAAGATTTGCTGATATCGATGTTTTCGATATTGAATTGAAAACTAAAGATCCCAAAGAACTTATCAAAGCAGTTCAACTTCTTGAACCTACTTTTGGTGGAATCAATCTCGAAGACATCAAAGCACCTGAGTGCTTTGAGATTGAAGAAGAATTAAAGAAAACGATGAACATACCCGTTTTCCATGATGATCAGCACGGAACGGCCATAATTTCTTGTGCCGCCTTAATTAACGCAGCTGAAATTGCCGGTAAAAAATTAGAAAATATGCGAGTTGTAGTTTCCGGTGCCGGTGCTTCAGCCGTTGCTTGCTGTAATATTTATATTCGTGCCGGTATTAAAAGAGAAAACATAGCAATGTTTGATTCGAAAGGTCATATTCATAAAGGAAGAAATGATCTTAACAAATACAAAGATGCATTTGCGACAGAAAAAGCTTACTCATCACTTACTGATGCGATGACCGGAGCTGATGTATTTATTGGTCTTTCAAAAGGTGGAGTTGTTAGTAAAGACATGCTAAAAGTTATGGCTGATACTCCTATAGTTTTTGCAATGGCAAATCCTGATCCGGAAATTAATTATGAAGATGCTATTGATGCTCGTAAAGATGTAATAATGGCAACCGGAAGAAGCGATTATCCAAATCAAGTTAATAACGTTCTCGGATTCCCATTTATTTTCCGTGGTGCATTGGATGTTAGAGCGACGGCAATTAACGAAGAAATGAAATTTGCTGCTGTTCAAGCTTTAGCAAATCTTGCAAAAGAAAATGTTCCTGAAGTTGTATTAAGTGCGTACGGCGGACAAGATTTTTCATTTGGTTCAGAGTATATAATTCCTAAACCATTCGATCCTCGAGTTCTCTGGACAGTTGCGCCAGCAGTTGCAAAAGCCGCAATTGATACGGGTGTGGCTCGTATTAAAATTGATGATTGGAACGCATATAAGGAAGAACTTAAAGAGCGGTTAGGATTTTCGAAAGAAATAATTAGACTAATGGTTCATAAAGCTCAGAAAAATCCTAAAAAAGTTGTCTATCCAGAAGGTGAAGAAGAGAAGATGATTCGTGCTGCCAATTCAGTATTTAAAGAGCATATTGGAAAGCCGATTCTGATTGGACGAGAAGATTTTATAAAAAATAAAATCAAAGAACTTGAATACAATGTTGAAGATTTTGAAATCCATGATCCACGTACTTGCGATAAATGCGATCATTACGCAATGGAATTCTATAATAAACGCCATCGTAAAGGAACAACATTAGCCGGTGCTAAAAAATTACTAAAGCAACCAAATTATTACGCTGCGATGATGGTTCAAACCGGTGATGCCGAAGCGATGGTCGGCGGCTTAACTTCTCACTATCCCGAAACAATTCGACCAGCACTTCAGTGTGTTGGAGTAAAAGATGGTCTTGGTGTTGTGGCTGGGTTATATATTGTAATTGTCAAATCAAAAGTATATTTCTTTGCAGATACTACTGTAAATATCGATCCAACTTCTGAACAACTTGCCGAAATTGCAATCATGTCCGCTGATACGGTCAAAGAATTTGAAATTGATCCGAAGGTTGCAATGCTTTCATTTAGCAATTTTGGTAGTGCTCCCTATCCTCAATCCCAAAAAGTTCGAAAAGCTGTTGAGATAATTAAATCACGAAGACCTGACTTAATGGTAGATGGTGAAATGCAAGCTGATACAGCAGTTGTACCATCAATTATTGATGAAGAATTCCCATTTGCAAATCTTAAGGGTGGAGCTAATTTATTAATCTTCCCTGATCTTAATAGTGGGAATATTGCCTACAAGCTTATGGCAAGATTAACAGATTCAACTGTTATCGGTCCAATTCTCATGGGAATTAGAAAACCTATTCATGTTCTGCAAAGAGGTGCAACTGTTGATGATATTATCAACATGACAGCCATTGCAGTAGTTGGTGCAAAAACAGTAAGTAAAAAATAA
- the dnaB gene encoding replicative DNA helicase — protein MSKGNGKNIDLDNLKKYSNQPPAALDVERMVLGAMLIDGEAVPKAIEILKPEYFYDKKHTHIFNSIVSLYDSSEPVDTVTLYEELKKDGKIEEVGGAAYLSKLSEDISSAANIDYHARVILEKWILRKLISTSFEIATDAFQGQEDVFDLLDQAEAKIFSISEASTKETYKTMEVAVREALELIEAIHNKNISTFSVPSGFYELDDMLGGFQKSDLIIIAARPSMGKTAFALSIARNAAIEHKVPIALFSLEMSTIQLATRLISAEARINAHSVRTGKFRAEEGAKISRTVHKLSKAPIYIDDTPALNVLELRAKARRLKTEKKIGMIMIDYLQLMSSSFRAESREREISIISRSLKALAKELEIPVIALSQLNRAVEQSSDKRPMLSHLRESGSIEQDADVVLFLYRPEVYFEEKEGMEDIAGVAEVIIGKQRNGPIGEVKLQFIKDYARFENRELFQTQIPEGAATPQLPEGDFPI, from the coding sequence ATGTCAAAAGGTAACGGAAAAAATATTGATCTAGATAATTTAAAGAAGTATTCAAACCAACCACCGGCAGCTCTGGATGTGGAACGAATGGTTCTTGGCGCAATGTTGATTGACGGGGAAGCGGTTCCAAAAGCAATTGAAATTTTAAAGCCGGAATATTTCTACGATAAGAAACACACTCACATTTTTAATTCTATAGTTTCATTGTATGACTCAAGTGAACCGGTTGACACCGTTACTCTTTACGAAGAATTAAAAAAAGATGGGAAAATTGAAGAGGTTGGCGGAGCAGCTTATTTAAGCAAGCTTTCGGAAGATATTTCTTCAGCAGCAAATATTGATTACCATGCACGCGTAATTTTAGAAAAATGGATTTTGCGTAAATTAATCTCAACCTCATTTGAAATAGCCACAGATGCTTTCCAAGGACAAGAAGATGTTTTCGACCTTCTAGATCAAGCAGAAGCAAAGATATTCAGTATTTCCGAAGCAAGTACTAAGGAAACCTATAAAACGATGGAAGTTGCTGTTCGTGAAGCATTGGAATTAATTGAAGCAATACACAATAAAAATATTTCTACTTTTTCTGTCCCTTCAGGTTTTTATGAATTGGATGACATGTTGGGCGGCTTTCAAAAATCGGATTTAATTATTATTGCTGCAAGACCATCTATGGGAAAAACTGCTTTTGCACTTTCGATTGCACGCAATGCCGCAATTGAACACAAAGTTCCGATCGCACTTTTTAGTCTTGAAATGTCAACTATCCAGTTAGCAACCAGACTAATTTCAGCGGAAGCTCGTATTAACGCTCACAGTGTAAGAACGGGAAAATTCAGAGCCGAAGAAGGTGCAAAGATTAGCCGAACTGTTCACAAATTAAGTAAAGCACCGATTTACATTGATGATACTCCTGCATTAAATGTTTTAGAATTGCGCGCCAAAGCTCGACGACTTAAAACCGAAAAGAAAATTGGAATGATAATGATAGATTATCTTCAATTAATGAGTTCAAGTTTTAGAGCTGAAAGCCGTGAACGTGAAATCTCAATCATATCAAGATCGTTGAAAGCACTCGCTAAAGAATTAGAAATTCCGGTAATTGCATTATCGCAGTTAAACCGAGCAGTCGAACAATCATCGGATAAACGACCAATGCTTTCACACTTACGTGAATCCGGTTCAATTGAGCAAGATGCAGACGTTGTACTTTTCCTATATCGTCCCGAAGTTTACTTTGAGGAAAAAGAAGGCATGGAAGATATTGCCGGTGTTGCCGAAGTTATTATAGGCAAACAACGTAACGGACCTATTGGTGAAGTAAAACTACAATTTATAAAAGACTATGCTCGTTTTGAAAATAGGGAATTGTTTCAAACTCAAATTCCGGAAGGCGCTGCAACGCCTCAATTACCCGAAGGGGATTTCCCGATATGA
- the frr gene encoding ribosome recycling factor, whose translation MNNNVKDAKHRMDVTIENFRQEIAKVRTGKATTALLDGVKVDYYGTMTPINQVGNLSVLDPHTLSITPWDKGMVQAIEKAILTADLGLNPASDGTNIRIPIPALNEERRKELVKLVKKYGEESKIAVRNVRRDANDHLKKEEKEKLISEDELKRFEAEVQKITDEHIKRIDEIIEHKEKEIMAV comes from the coding sequence ATGAATAATAATGTGAAAGATGCTAAACACAGAATGGATGTAACCATCGAAAACTTCAGACAAGAAATTGCAAAAGTTAGAACCGGTAAAGCCACAACTGCTTTACTTGATGGTGTGAAAGTCGATTACTACGGTACAATGACACCAATTAATCAAGTTGGAAATCTTTCTGTTTTAGATCCTCATACGTTATCAATTACTCCATGGGATAAAGGAATGGTACAAGCTATTGAAAAAGCAATATTAACTGCTGATCTTGGGTTAAATCCGGCAAGTGATGGAACAAATATCAGAATACCTATTCCTGCTCTAAATGAAGAGAGAAGAAAAGAACTTGTGAAACTTGTAAAAAAATATGGTGAAGAAAGCAAAATCGCAGTAAGAAATGTTCGTCGTGATGCCAATGACCATTTAAAGAAAGAGGAAAAAGAGAAACTGATTTCCGAAGATGAATTAAAAAGATTTGAAGCCGAAGTTCAGAAAATTACAGATGAACATATCAAGAGAATTGATGAGATAATTGAACATAAAGAAAAAGAAATCATGGCTGTTTAA
- a CDS encoding L,D-transpeptidase, translating to MLNIREVTLEEAMQQKGIAKLSDVQLVISRYNYTMNLFSDTTLVKSYKVVFGQGSGKVKTSVFDNVTPLGTYNVCRMDDNHEFYKKIFLNYPTERDAAEALKNGTITKVEYQLIVSNDGDCPPSETRLGASIGIHGIGEYNFIFKNLPFAFNWTNGSIAVSNENIDELFEVVSLNTVVEIRD from the coding sequence ATGCTTAATATAAGAGAAGTGACTCTCGAAGAAGCCATGCAACAAAAAGGAATTGCTAAGCTTAGTGATGTTCAATTAGTTATTTCAAGATATAATTATACTATGAATTTATTTTCGGATACTACTTTAGTAAAATCATATAAGGTAGTTTTTGGACAGGGCAGCGGCAAAGTAAAAACTTCTGTGTTCGATAATGTTACACCTTTGGGGACATATAATGTGTGTAGAATGGATGACAATCACGAATTTTATAAGAAGATCTTTTTGAATTACCCTACAGAAAGAGATGCAGCTGAAGCACTTAAGAATGGTACTATAACAAAAGTTGAATATCAGCTTATTGTCTCAAATGATGGAGATTGCCCCCCTTCGGAAACTAGATTAGGAGCAAGTATTGGTATTCACGGAATCGGAGAGTATAATTTTATTTTTAAAAACTTACCTTTTGCTTTTAACTGGACTAATGGCTCAATAGCCGTAAGTAATGAAAATATTGACGAATTATTTGAAGTTGTATCACTAAACACCGTTGTTGAAATAAGAGATTAA
- a CDS encoding DNA-directed RNA polymerase subunit omega gives MPIRPIELSKLETETANIYEAVIVAAKKARIINDQTKLEFKTLVDTMNPGNDDEFEEKENPDQLKLSLEFESRNKPHLQALEQLTKGEIEFRYKDEEA, from the coding sequence ATGCCAATCAGACCAATTGAATTAAGCAAATTGGAAACCGAAACTGCCAATATTTATGAGGCAGTTATTGTCGCAGCAAAAAAAGCAAGAATAATAAACGATCAAACAAAATTGGAATTCAAAACACTTGTTGATACTATGAATCCCGGCAACGATGATGAATTTGAAGAAAAAGAAAATCCGGACCAATTAAAACTTTCATTAGAATTTGAAAGTAGAAATAAACCGCATCTTCAAGCATTGGAACAATTAACCAAAGGTGAAATTGAATTCCGTTATAAGGACGAAGAAGCTTAA